CATAACCATGGAAACTAGTAGAGTAACAATAATTACCACGGTTATGATGATTTTTTTGGTTCCACTCAAATGCCAAATCCGTTTTTTGCCTGCTTGGGTGTCAGTGGGTGAAGACCAAAATTTCTTGTGCATAAAAGAGAACCTTTGCGGACTTACCAAGCCGTAAATAGCCTCAAAAGGAAAAATACGGTTCGGTAAAAGGTTTTTTACCCTATTCAAGCCCACCAGCCCACAACATACTTCTAATCGGAAGATATGCTAGGCGATGTAATTTAAGATTACCCCAAATTGAAGACCCCACATTTTATCGATGCAGATAACATGCGATAAGTCAGAAAAATCGGTGAAGGGTGATTATGACTCTTTAAGAGGGAGCTGCAGCCCCAAGAGCTGGAGTTGCCAATGTACCCGTTTTAACGGTTTTACTCCAATCCCTTTTCCTTCTAAACAATAATTTTAGAAAAGCCCAACCGGCAATAACCATCTGAATCAGCCAGTAAAAGTAAATGCAAGGTATCCACAAGATGTTGCGGGGTTTGATGGGTTTCTCGGAAGCAATTAAGCCCACGCCGATTGAAACTATGGATACGGCGGTTAAGGCGATAACAAGCCCAGTGAAGTTTATGATGGGTGTGCTTTGCCACAGAAAAACCGCCACAACAAACCAGTTAATGTAGCTTAGTAGCGAAACAACCATCATGAAGGGGCCGCCAAGCGAGATTTCTGCATCCACGGTTCTTTTGTTGAGGGTATTGAGTAAGCGACCGTATTTTAGGGCGGTTTCCATGTAGCCTCGATACCAACGGACCCTTTGTTTAACGAGGTTTCCCAAATTTTCTGGGGTTTCTTGCCCTGAACAAACGTCGGGTGCATATTTGACGGAGTACTTTTTCTCAACTAACCGAAGGGCTAATTCTATGTCTTCGGTGAGGGAGTTTTCGTCCCAGCCGCCCAGTTCTTCGAGCACGTTGCGCCTCACGAATTGGCAGCTTCCCGTTAGCGGAACAAATAGCTGCATGTGTTCTCTGCCGCTAAGTAACGCTTGGAACCAGGCTTTTTCCTCCATGGATATAACGCGGGTGAGAGCGTTGCTTTTTTCGTTTATAGAGGTGGTTCGCCCTTGTATTGCTACGATTTTTTGGTCTTTGAAGTATGCAGCGGTTTTTAGTAATACTTCTTTTTCGGGGAGGCTATCCGCGTCAAAGACACCCACTATGTCGCCGTTTACGTAGGGCAATGCAAGGTTAAGCGCGGCGGGTTTTCCTTTTGAGGTCTGTTCAGAGATGAATTGGATGTTTTGGGGGTATTTATCGACGAATTCGCTGCAGATTTTGGCTGTGCCGTCTTTAGAGTTGCCGTCGATTATGATTATTTGCATTTTTTCTTTGGGGTAATCGACGTTTAGGATGCCGTCTAAGCATCGGCGTATGACGGCTTCTTCGTTTTTTGATGGAATAATAAGCGAGAAACTTGGGAGGGGGTCTTGTGCAGTTATTTGGGGTGGCGACTGCTGTTTGCGTTTGCTTCTTACGCCCATGTATATTATGGAGCCATTGTAGATGGTCCAAAAGAGCAGAACTGCTAAAAGCACCGTGGAGAAGACATCAAACGCTATCATAGATACCCAACATATGTTCCTTTATTCTCAATTGATTGGCAGGCAAGCATTTGAAATTATTGACATGTTGATAACCTGTATGATAATTGGACATGTAAAACCTTGCCCCACAAGTATTAAAAGCGCAGATAAACAGGTATCTCATGCATTTCCACATATATTTGTTTAAACTTTTTAAGGTTTGTTTTTCCGTAACAGCTCCCTAAGATATATGGCTATTGTTTATCTGATAATAAATCAATTTAGCGCCAAAAATGCTTTCAACTAAACAAAATTTTATCAGTTAAATGCTATTTAGTGCATCATGTTTGTTGTTTTGGTGTAGTTACTGCTTGTAAGAACACTTAAAGCACCCGAACGACTTTTTTCTTTAAGAGCGCTGCAATCAATGCGTTGGCTTTTTCTTGTTTGTCTAATAATTTCGGGAGTTCTTTTGGCTGATACACCATTAGCGCAGGTAGAAGTGCAAGCGCAAAACGAGGGCGAATCGTATTCACTGATTCTACAGGGGTTTGCATGGAACCACACCACCCTCGAACTACTAATCGTTACGCCCAGTGATGCATCGTGGTGGAATAACGAATTTTTGAATGCTTCACTACGCGCGATTGGTCAATGGAATGAGGCGGTAGTTAATTTTTCAGCAGCTTATCCTGAATTCGCCTACCTCTCCAGCGTTGAGATAGTGACTACTGTGTCGGATAAGATGGATTCAGGCTACGACATTTACATGAACTGGACAGCCACACCGTTGAGCAGCACCAATAATGAGGTGGGGTTATCCAAAATTTTTGCTTACCAAAACAGCGCTATCGTTAACTGCACCATGAGCCTTGCCACCCAAACCAATTATGGTCAAGCCCTAAGCATTGTGGATATGCAGAATGTGGCGCTTCACGAGTTGGGGCATGCGTTTGGTTTGGGTCACTGCAACTACACGCAGGATTTGATGTATCCAGTTTATTATCTGGCAAGTGGCCCTAAGGACGTGTCTTCGCTGGATGCCTATGGCGTGGCGTTCCTGTTTGGATGGCTGATTAGCCCCAGCGGCTTTTACCCTACCAAGGCATGGCTAAACCAGTCATCGGTGCTCTCGCCCGCTGAAGTAACCTACACGCAGATTCCTGTTTCACCCGACAACGCGGCACCCCAGACGCTTGCAACCAACCCCATAGTTATGCAGCTTTTGTTGCTTGCAGCGATTTTGCTGCGTCCAGAAATTTTGATCACCATAGTTGCGATTTTGGTATTCTTCATTGCCTTGGGGATAGTTGTGAGAAGAACAAGGTACAGGTCTAAGGCTGATTCATGAAGGCAACAAATTCTTTTTGGCTTCGCGGTTTTAGGACGTAGTTAGTTTTTTTCTCTACGCCTATGGTGGAGCTGGGGGTTTTGCCGTAGTCGTGCCCAGGAAAAACCTTAACATCATCGGTTAGTTTGAGGATTTTGTTGAAGAGGCTGTCGTAGAGGGCTTCGGGGTCTCCGCCTGCGAGGTCAGTTCGTCCACATTCCCCCACAAAAAGCGTGTCTCCCGTCAAAAGCTTATCCTCATCGACTAAGAGGCAGATGCCGTCGGGGGTGTGGCCGGGTGTGTAGATTACTTTTAGGGGGATTTTGCCTACGTAGAGGGTGTCGCCGTCTTCGAGGCGGACATTGCAGGGAACTTTGGAGGTTTTATAGACCGCGACTTCGGGGGCAAACAGGCTGGAGAGTTCTATGTTGCCTGCAGTGTGGTCGCTGTGTCCATGGGTGTCTATGACGTATTTGAGTTGGAAGTTTTGGGTTTTGAGGATTTTGATTATTTCGCCCGCGTTATAGCTGGGGTCAACGACGGCAGCTTCACCGCTGGCTTGGTCAGCGATTATGTAGGAGTAATTGTCGCCATGCTGCTGAACCTGCTTAAAGAACATACAAGACACCGTGCATTATGGTGCGGTTGGGGGTTAAAAGCCGTTTCCGCCTATTAGCGTTTGGTTCCAGAAGTAGAGCCGCCTATACTGCCCCGCAATGGGGAATTGTTGGTCATCGTAGATTATGTCGAAGTTGGAGCCGTATTCTTTGAGGAGTTGTCGGGTGGTGTTCCAGATTTGTGCGGACACCTTGTCGGGTGGCCAGAGACCCCAAAGCGGGTCGTTGGGGTTTCGCATTCCCCAGCCGTAATTGTTAGGCATGACAAACGCGACGGTTGGCGGCGGCTTGACGGTTAGGTAGGGGATGTCGTTCCAGAATTGCTCCATTGCCGCTAGTTGGTCTTCGGTTAGGATTCCGTAGGGGTTGTCGTCAATTTGGGGGTAATCGAAGATGACTGCATATTTTGCGCCTGCCTCGTAGGCTTGGACGAGTTGGCTGTAGAGTTCGGTGCCGTTTACGAGGTAGGGGGGTTGGTTGTAGGTCCAGGTTATGATGGCGCCCCAGGTTTTGTTTTGCACTCGGGCAGCTCCCCGCGCCAGCGCGATGGTTTGGTCGATGCTTTGGTTGGAGCCGAACTCGGCGAATATGGTGTCGTAGCCGCCTTTGTAGTCGAACCAGTACAGGGCGTAGTCGCTGGTGTAAGCGTGGATTTCGCGGCTTTTGAGTTCTTGGAGCCCCACCCCATTTTCTACGCTGTCTAAGAAGTGATATGCCGCCTGACTGTTATCCACAGGTGAAGACCCGTTTAGATGCAAATCAATCGCGTTGCCGCCGTCATGCGTGTAGTACCTCGACGTGTTGCGTATGCGGATTTGGTTGAAGTACCCCGTCCAATTGGTATCTATGGTTTGCCCGCCGGGTTCATCATTGAGGTAAACGCCTAAGAAGCGGCTGCCCCAAGTGGCTTTGGCGTAGTCAAGCCATGGGATTTGCCAAGTAATGTTGGGGTTGAAGTACCCGAACGCTGCAATCACATACAAATCTGCGGCCACAGCGTAGTTGAGAACTTCGTTTAACGCGGTTTCGTTTATGCTAACGGGATAGGACTGCATGACAAAGAGATTAGTGAAGCCTTTAACTCGGTCAATGAGGACTTCGGCGTCTGATGTGGTGTTGCCGTTGAAGGAAACCCCGAAGAAAAACTCTGGTTGCGCAGCACCGTTATTGTTCGAGGTAAGGTAGGGCCAGATAAGCAGAGCAGAAACCAAAGCAGCCGCTACAACCACAACAAAAATGGATAACAGAAGGGCGCTCCTCAAAAGAATCGCCTCCGAAAATCAGCCACAAAAATCAAAAATACCATGCCCCCGCAACTAAAAATAGGTTCCCAATCTACGAGGCGCAACAAAGAACACCGTTTAGCTATTTGCAGCCTATTTGGATCCTATTAGTGGTTCTATGCAGAAACCTAAGGGGGGTAGGTCCGTATTGGCGCAAAACAAGCGCATTAGCATGTTGAAAACCAGTAATTAAGGGAAGGGTGTAGACCCAGAGGCTATCCGTTAAGGTGTACTTGGCTAATTGATTGGTTTTTTCCATCCGCCATTGCTAAAACGCGCAAGCACCCCAAAGGGAAAGGACAGCAGCACCAAGTCGATGACGGTTATGGAGGTGAATGATAAGTCGGTGGTTGTTTGCATCACAAGATTCACCGAGGTAAACAGGAGCACCAAGAATATGCCGTTTAGCCAAAACCCAACCTGCCATCCGCGGGTTTTATAGAGCAACTGGATGAGGACGATATTGAGGACGCCTATGATTAGCGGTTGAATGAGGTAGGTGATTATGGCGAGGAAGGCAAAGCCAAAGGGCGGCATGTAAGAAATGAGTTGAACTGTTTCGGAATTTATCCATACCTGAGCAATAACCAAAACCGCCACTACAAAAACCCCCTGAATCAAGAGCTTCTCGATTAAATGCAGATGCCGTAGATGATTGAAGAATCGGTTATCAGTTAGCGTTTTTTGCAATCCAATCCCCCACTGCAGTCATTGTTGGTCTATCCCGAATGCCATAATTATCGAAATCACTATTCCAATACACCAGCCAGCAGCCCTTCAAACCCATGTTCCTAAACAGAGTGAGCCCCTTAATGATAAAATCAGTCTGGGCTTGACTGTCGCCCGTGGACATGCCGAACTCGGTTATCACCACATCTTTACCAGTGATTTGATGCAGGTTATTGATGAAATGCGGCGACAAAACCAGAAAAGACTCCATGAAAATATCTAAACCTACAAAGTCCAGTTTGCTGCTAAGCTCCATAGGCACATTGATACGCAAAACGTAGCCAATGCCAAAGTTAGTATAGTACTGCACAGGCAAATTGTGGGCAGTTATGGTTTGATACATTAAGTCAAATTTTGAGGTTAACTCGTCATCAGTAAAAAGCGAACCCACAGTCCAGCTTTGGGACAATTCAGGCTCATTTAACACCTGAATGTAGGAGAGGTGACTGCCCCAACGGTCCAGATAATAATCGATTTTCTCAACGGGACAAGCGTTTTGAACCACTAAAGCAACCTCTAAACCCGCGTTGTCGGTGGCGGCGAAGAACTCGTCGGCTTTGAGGTTCATGGTGTCGTTGTAGTCTTCAGGGTTACATTCAAGCGTTATACGAATAACTTTGAAGCCTAAATCGTGAATACGCACAACTTCGCCGCTGATTTGGGTCAAGTTGTCCTGTTCAAAAACATAATGGATACCGACTTTGAAGTCGGAATTCTGATTTTTCTCAGCCTGCGCAAAATGCTGGTAGGGAAAGAAAACCTGCAAAAACACCAAGCAGATACAAAGCGAGATTATGATGAGGTTCTTGATTAAACTCTTATTTGTAAACCCCACAAATGCTCCAACAACGCTTGAAACCAGCTTGTTCATAGACCAGCATTATACATAGGTTGATGTTATATATTTTAATGAAAAAAGCGGGCTCCAAAAAGAATGGAGCTGAAACAGCTTAATAGAAACTCTGAATCGGCGAGTCTTCTGCGACAGGTTCAGCGTTGAGCGGCGTGATTTTGGTTTTAGTGAGAGCTTTGATGTTGTTGAAGTCACTCATTTCGCCATAGCTAACTAAAGTGATTGCGGTTCCTTCTTCGCCTTTGCGTGCGGTTCTGCCAATGCGGTGGAAATAGACTGGGGGATCATTGGGTACATCGAAGTTGATGATGTGGGTGATTCCTTCTATATCTAAGCCTCTTGCGGCAACATCAGTTGCAACTAGAAGGCTGCATCTGCCAACTTTGAAGTCGTTAATGGCACGGTCGCGTTGCGCTTGAGTGAAGCCTGCGTGGAGCACTTGGGTACGGAAGCCTTTCTTGTAGAGTTGGTCAGCAAGTCGACTGGTTTCATGGCGGGTGCGACAGAAAATGATGGCTTTGTCGACGCGGTCATCGTGGAGAATTTCGCAGAGGGCACCGAGTTTGCTGCCTTGATTTACAACGGTGTAGTATTGTTTCATTTGGGTGAGGGCGATTTCGTCTTTGCTGACAAGGATTTTCTCTGGGTTTTTGAGGTAGCGGTTACAGACGCGCCACACAGAGTCATCCATGGTTGCGCTGAAAAGGCTCGTTTGGCGTTCACGCGGAGTTTTGGAGAGGATATATTCTACGTCTTCTGTGAAGCCCATGTCAAGCATGCGGTCAGCTTCGTCAAGAACCACAATGCGTACACCTGATAGGTTAAGTACGCGGCGTTCCATAAGGTCAATGAGTCTGCCGGGTGTGCCGACAACGATTTGGACACCGCTGGCTAAACTGTGGATTTGTTTGTTAATTGATTCTCCGCCGTAAACGGCTAAAACTTTGATGCGTGAATATTTGCCGAATTTTGATAGGTTATCGGCAACTTGCACCGCTAATTCGCGTGTAGGAACCAAAACTAGTCCTTGGACGCCGCGGACTTCACGGTCGAGCCGCTGAACCATTGGGACGCCGAATGCGGCGGTTTTGCCTGTTCCAGTTTGAGCTTGCCCAATAACGTCTTTGCCTTCAAGCAAAGGAGTGATAGCTTGGGCTTGAATCGGAAAAAGCTGGTCAAACCCGAGTTCAGATATACTTCTTTGGACTTCGTTGCTTAATGATAAGTCCTTAAAGGATTGAATTTGCATTTTTTATCGTTACTTCTTCTGCCACAGGATTTTTCATGGATTCGCATAGAAGCTGTTTTTGGAGCTTTGGATACATGAGTTAATGTGACAGCCCAAAATGGTGTTCGCGCGTATAAAAACATTTAGCAAATTTTAATGCAAACCCGATGTTTCGGGATTAACGATTATGCTGTGGTTGTGTAGGCACAGTCACATACCCATAAAACCATACGGGTTACACTCCCTACACTTGGAGAGAACACAAATGAGTAAAAACAAAGCCAAAAAAGCGCCACCCTACTTCTACGACGGCCCACCCCTAGACGAGGCAGAACGTGAAGAAGAAACCGATGACATTTACGACACTGGAACCCGCGAAGAAATGCTTGAAGACGACGAAATCACCGCAGCCGAAGAGGGCTTCATGCGGGGACACGAACAAGAGCCACCCAGCAAAAAAGTCACCCGAAAAAACGCCATCAGCCACACCGACACCATCGCAGATGAATTAGCAAAAGAAGACGCAGAAGAAGACTAACGCCTATTTTTTCTAAAAAGCACCACCACAGCTAAGCAGCCAACAATAACCAACACCGCAACTAAAAGCAGCCCCACCGGAAAAGGAACAGAGGGGGAACCAGACGCAGACGCGGTGAATACTACGGATACATTGTGGTCGCCCGCATTGAGTTGGGTCCACACGTAATAGTTTTTTTCGTCTTGAGTGTAGCCTTGATTTGGCGCTTGTTGGGTGTCAATGTATATTTGGGGATAGGTTGGGGTGTAGGTTAGGTTTTGTTTGGGTATGGTCAAGTTGGCTGTGCCCGCTTTGAGGGTGGACAAGTTGAAGTTGAAAGTAGTTGTGCGAGCCTCTGGGTCTGCTGTTAGGGTGAGGTGGGTTATTTGGGCGTTGGTGCGGTTTCCGTTTAGGGTAAAATTCAATTCTTGCTGCACAGGAGACGGCGACGGCTCCTTAGTAGGAGTTGGCCGAGGCGAAGCCGAAGCTGTAACAGTAGGCTTGGGGGTAGCGGCAGTTATCGGAGGGGAAGTAGCCACTGTTTGGGGAATCGAAGCGGCGTCCGAAATATCTAACCGTACATTAGACACATCCACTTCATGCTGCCCCATGCCCTGCCACCACCAATCCTCCCCCATGCCCACAATCAAAGTAATAGGGTGCACCCTATCAGTGAACTGCGCCTGCGCTGCAAAAATCACCGCCGCCCCATTTACCGCCAAAGTTACTGTCCCCTTTGAGTTATCTACCGTCAAATCCAGATGATACCATGTGTTGCTGACAGGAGCTGCACCCGCCGACTGAACCGCATACGTGTAGATGGGGTTGCCGCCAATCCAAATCGCCCAAGCAGCACATGCGTCAATGCCTACGCCGAAGTTGCCCTGATTGCCGCTTAAGTCGGTGGAGTCGCATAGGTAGAGGAAGAATATGGCGGTGGAGCCTTGGGAAAGACCATTGGGGACTTTGGTGAAGTAGAAGTCTGCGGAGGCAACAATTGTGCTGTTGGGAGTGGAGGTGAAGCCTCCCGCTCTAAGCAAAGAATAGGTGCAGATCCCAGCGGAGGCAGGCGCAGGCACCACGAATCGGGCAACACCGTTGGTGACGGTTTGGCTGGCGCCCGGTCCAACATCGGTTTGAGTCCAGCCTGCAAAGTTGCCAGACGAGAAGTTATCCGAAAAAACCAGTCCCGCACCGCAAAAGGGCATGACGGCAACGGAGAGGAAGAACAGCATTGCTAAAAATGCGGGTAGCTTTCGATTCAAAATGCCACATCCTAGGGGATAATTAGACAAGTCTTTGATTGACCCAAAAATCATCATATCTACAGCCGCGCCAACAATAAAAACGAAACGACAGCCAAACGCATAAGCCGCCAAACCAACGTTAACCCAGCCACAGCAACCTATGCATAGAGGGTTTGGAGGGGGGCACGGCGCTTTATGTGAATTTGACCACTAACCATAAAAGCGAGAAGGATGCAATCAGTGTTGAGGCTACTGTTTACCCGTGTCGATGCGTGATCCAGTTTGTGGAACTGTCTTAGACGAGAATACTGCGAAGTTTAAGATTTCTTACGAAGGCGAAACCTACCATTTCTGCAGTCTCGTCTGCAAAAAACGCTTCAAACGCCAACCCACCAAATTCGTAAAATAAAAGTTGGCTAAAGGGTTTCTCCGCGGGATATATCCATCATCATGAAACCTGACGCCATTTTCGGGTAGAAGTCCGTGCTTTTTTCAGGCAGCAATTCGTGCTGTACCGCGATGGTGGCAACAGTTTTTGCGCTGATAGGGTTTACTAGAAATGCAAGGGTTGCTTCGCCGTCTTGGATTTTCTTTAGGGCAGTTTTGGTCCAGCGTACATAGAGGATGGTGTCGTCGAGGTTTAGTTCGCCGGTTTTTAGGATAACTTTGAAGACGATGTCGCGGAGAATGACAACGTCAAAGATTTTGGTGTCTTTAGAGACATTTTCGTTAACGAAGTCATAAACGGCTTTATCATGCTTGAGCAACAGTCCAAAGGCGTGTTTGCCATCGTAGACACAAAACGCGTGCTCGTTAAAGTGGCTGGTAAGATAGCTTTCGATGGCTTCGGTAGTGGGTTTGACTTCTTGGAGGTCAAAGAAGCATCGGAAACGCTCCATAACTTCGGGGGTTAAAGTGTGGTTTTTTAGGAGCCTATGTGTCGGCAACACGACTAGACCCTCATCCTGTACGGGCACCAGATATGCCATGTGAAAGTTGAAAGCGTCATCAGGACGCCAGTTGCCTTTGGCGCGCATCTCATCGCGGTAGGCAAGGGCACTTTCGTATCTGTGGTGACCATCGGTTATGACAATTGGCTTATCAGCAAGCTCGGCTTGTAGCGCTTTGATTTTCTGGGGGTCGGTTACTTTCCAAACGGTTTGCTTGACGCCTAAGGAGTCGGTGGCTTTGATTATGGGCGGGGTTTTGGCGACTTCATCAAAGAAGGCGAGGGTTTTGCGTTGGGGGTCTTGGTAGATGAGGAAGATGTGTTCGAGGTCTTTTTGGACAGTACGGAGCATGTTGAGGCGGTCGGCTTTGGGCGCTTTGTAGGTGCGTTCATGGGGGAAAACGATGTTTTCTTCGTACGGATAGAGCCTCATTGCGGCAATAACGCCAGTACGTTGGTAGGTTTTGCCGTCCAAAGTGAATTCTTGACGAGAAATAAAGAGCGCTGGAGCAGACTCTTTTTGCATTACATCCTCGTTTAGCCAAGTTTGGATGCGTTGGTTGGCAACGTTATATTTGTCAGCTTCCAACGGGAGAATAAGGCGGCAGTAATTGTAGGGGGACTGCTCGTAGTATTCTTTTTGCATTTGGGCGTCGATTTTGTCGTAGGGTTGTGTGATGAGGCTTTCGGGGTCGCCTGCTTTTGACGTGTAAGTTATTGCCTTAAACGGTCTAATATCAACCAACGGGGTCAGCTCACGATATATCTTTCTTTTTTAGCGCATCTATAACCGCATTAGCTATTTGTATGCTTGCCTTCAGTTGTGCCTCATGCGTTTGGGCGCCAATATGAGGCGTAGCTATAACGTTTGGTAAGGTTAGTAGTTTGGGGTTTTTGGGTGGTTCCTCTTCAAAGACATCGACAGCGGCACCTGCAACTTTGCCCGTTACGAGAGCTTGGTAGAGGGCTTCTTGGTCAACGACTCCACCTCGACTGCAGTCGATAATGCGTACGCCAGTTTTCATAAGGTCAAATTCTTTGGTGGAGATTAAATGGCGGGTTTTTGGGGTAAGCGGGACATGTAGAGTAATGTAGTCTGCTTTGGGAAGCATCTCCGCGAGGGGAACAAAGCGGTCAACCACACATTCTTCCACGGGCAAAACATGCATGCCTAACGCTATAGCTAAACGTTCAACTGTTTTGCCAATGTAACCACAACCGATGACACCCAGCGTTTTGCCGTTGATTTCGGTACCCATCAGTTTTTCTTTTTCCCATTTCCCCTCTCTCAATGTCAGGGTGCCCTGTACAATGTTGCGGCTCAAGGCTATCATATGACCGATGGCGAGTTCTGCCACACTCAAATAAGAAACATGAGGGGTATTGACAAGGGTGATGCCGAGAGTTTTGGCGCGTTCAAAGTCAACATTGTCAAGTCCTTCACCTGCGCGTCCGATTACCTTAAGGTTTTTAGCGTTTTCGAGAAGTTCGCCGCGGACTTTGGTGGCGGAACGAACGATTAGCACATCAAAGTCGCCGATGATTTTGGGGAGCTCAGGTTTGGGTATAGTCCAACCGCAAGTAACCTCATAGCCTTGATTTTGGAGGCACTTTATGCCTTCATCTGCTATGCGGTCACTTACGAGGACTTTTATGGTCACGCTAATCCCCAGAGTTCATCAATTAAAGCAATCACTTCTTTGATGCCCGAGAGGTTCCATTCACCCATGTGACCTATGCGGAAGGTTTTTTCTGCCATCTTGCCATAGCCACCGCTGATTAGGAAGCCGTGCTCGCCAAGTTTTTGGTTAAGTTCCTTTACGTTTTTGCCTAACGTGTTGGTTATGCAGCTAACTGTTATGGATTCGTAGCCAGGTTCGGGGTACATGGCGAAGTGTTTCTTTGCCCATGCCTGAGTGTAGTTTGCCATGTCGAGGTGACGTTGGTAGACTTTGTCGTAGGTTTCTTCAAGCAATAGATCCATGCGTTTGTTGAGGGCGTAGAGCAGGGAAATGTTTGGGGTAAAGGGAGTTTGATGTTTCTTTTCAAACTCGAATATATCCACGAGGTCAGTGTAAGCACCGCGGTTAGGAACTTCTTTGGCGCGTTCGATAGCGCGGTTAGATACTAACGCGACAGCTAAGCCAGGGGGTAAAGCGAAGCATTTCTGGGTGCTGCCAAAGAGGACATCGCAGTTGAATTCTTGGGGGAAGGTTTTGTCACCTGCCATGGAAGAAACTGCGTCTACAGCGAAGATTATGTCAGGGTATTCTTTTTTGACCATTTTGCCGATTTCAGCGACTGGGCTTCTAACGCCTGTGGATGTTTCGTTGTGGCAAATGGTGAGGGTGTCGTATTTGCCGCCTGCAAGTTTTTCGGCGACCATTTCGGGTTTGATGGCTTTACCCATCTCGACTTCTAGGATGTCGGTTTCTTTGCCGCATGCTTTTAGTGTCTGGGCACAGCGTTGTGAGAAAGCGCCGTTGACGCATGCGAGTGCTTTTTGTTTAACGATGCTTCGACCAACGATGTCAAACCACAGGGTGCCTGAGCCAGTGGTGACGGTTGGTTGGTAGTCGGGGGTTAATTGGAAGTATCGGCTGATTTTATCGGTGATTCCGCCGTAGAGGTCGGAGAACGCTGTTTCTCTATGACCAATTAAAAACTGAGTTTGTTCATTTAGGATTTCTTTACTTACTTCTGTGGGACCCGGAATCAAGAGTTTCTTATGCATAGATAAGCCTTCAGCAAAAGAGGTTAGCCTTAATAATATAAGGCTTATGTGCACAACTTCATGCGTTTTAATCAACAAAAATGCTAAGAAGCCACAAAACCAACCCTGCGGTTTTGTTTAGAGGCGATTTTGCTTTTGATTCGACAAAGCAAATTGAGGGATTGTTGTGGTTTGGGGAATATGTCGAGTTTTGAAATCTGATTATTATGCTATCATGCTGACCTCTGAATTAAGAGGAAAATAAGAGGCATGTATGTGGCTAAACCACAAATAACCCAAGCATTCCCAAGCTTAGTGCTAGTCCTGATGGGTTTGATGGATT
The DNA window shown above is from Candidatus Bathyarchaeota archaeon and carries:
- a CDS encoding YHS domain-containing protein; translated protein: MRDPVCGTVLDENTAKFKISYEGETYHFCSLVCKKRFKRQPTKFVK
- a CDS encoding DEAD/DEAH box helicase produces the protein MQIQSFKDLSLSNEVQRSISELGFDQLFPIQAQAITPLLEGKDVIGQAQTGTGKTAAFGVPMVQRLDREVRGVQGLVLVPTRELAVQVADNLSKFGKYSRIKVLAVYGGESINKQIHSLASGVQIVVGTPGRLIDLMERRVLNLSGVRIVVLDEADRMLDMGFTEDVEYILSKTPRERQTSLFSATMDDSVWRVCNRYLKNPEKILVSKDEIALTQMKQYYTVVNQGSKLGALCEILHDDRVDKAIIFCRTRHETSRLADQLYKKGFRTQVLHAGFTQAQRDRAINDFKVGRCSLLVATDVAARGLDIEGITHIINFDVPNDPPVYFHRIGRTARKGEEGTAITLVSYGEMSDFNNIKALTKTKITPLNAEPVAEDSPIQSFY
- a CDS encoding DUF1015 domain-containing protein, producing MVDIRPFKAITYTSKAGDPESLITQPYDKIDAQMQKEYYEQSPYNYCRLILPLEADKYNVANQRIQTWLNEDVMQKESAPALFISRQEFTLDGKTYQRTGVIAAMRLYPYEENIVFPHERTYKAPKADRLNMLRTVQKDLEHIFLIYQDPQRKTLAFFDEVAKTPPIIKATDSLGVKQTVWKVTDPQKIKALQAELADKPIVITDGHHRYESALAYRDEMRAKGNWRPDDAFNFHMAYLVPVQDEGLVVLPTHRLLKNHTLTPEVMERFRCFFDLQEVKPTTEAIESYLTSHFNEHAFCVYDGKHAFGLLLKHDKAVYDFVNENVSKDTKIFDVVILRDIVFKVILKTGELNLDDTILYVRWTKTALKKIQDGEATLAFLVNPISAKTVATIAVQHELLPEKSTDFYPKMASGFMMMDISRGETL
- a CDS encoding glycosyltransferase family 2 protein, whose protein sequence is MIAFDVFSTVLLAVLLFWTIYNGSIIYMGVRSKRKQQSPPQITAQDPLPSFSLIIPSKNEEAVIRRCLDGILNVDYPKEKMQIIIIDGNSKDGTAKICSEFVDKYPQNIQFISEQTSKGKPAALNLALPYVNGDIVGVFDADSLPEKEVLLKTAAYFKDQKIVAIQGRTTSINEKSNALTRVISMEEKAWFQALLSGREHMQLFVPLTGSCQFVRRNVLEELGGWDENSLTEDIELALRLVEKKYSVKYAPDVCSGQETPENLGNLVKQRVRWYRGYMETALKYGRLLNTLNKRTVDAEISLGGPFMMVVSLLSYINWFVVAVFLWQSTPIINFTGLVIALTAVSIVSIGVGLIASEKPIKPRNILWIPCIYFYWLIQMVIAGWAFLKLLFRRKRDWSKTVKTGTLATPALGAAAPS
- a CDS encoding MBL fold metallo-hydrolase, with the protein product MFFKQVQQHGDNYSYIIADQASGEAAVVDPSYNAGEIIKILKTQNFQLKYVIDTHGHSDHTAGNIELSSLFAPEVAVYKTSKVPCNVRLEDGDTLYVGKIPLKVIYTPGHTPDGICLLVDEDKLLTGDTLFVGECGRTDLAGGDPEALYDSLFNKILKLTDDVKVFPGHDYGKTPSSTIGVEKKTNYVLKPRSQKEFVAFMNQP
- a CDS encoding hydroxyacid dehydrogenase; this encodes MTIKVLVSDRIADEGIKCLQNQGYEVTCGWTIPKPELPKIIGDFDVLIVRSATKVRGELLENAKNLKVIGRAGEGLDNVDFERAKTLGITLVNTPHVSYLSVAELAIGHMIALSRNIVQGTLTLREGKWEKEKLMGTEINGKTLGVIGCGYIGKTVERLAIALGMHVLPVEECVVDRFVPLAEMLPKADYITLHVPLTPKTRHLISTKEFDLMKTGVRIIDCSRGGVVDQEALYQALVTGKVAGAAVDVFEEEPPKNPKLLTLPNVIATPHIGAQTHEAQLKASIQIANAVIDALKKKDIS
- a CDS encoding matrixin family metalloprotease, producing the protein MADTPLAQVEVQAQNEGESYSLILQGFAWNHTTLELLIVTPSDASWWNNEFLNASLRAIGQWNEAVVNFSAAYPEFAYLSSVEIVTTVSDKMDSGYDIYMNWTATPLSSTNNEVGLSKIFAYQNSAIVNCTMSLATQTNYGQALSIVDMQNVALHELGHAFGLGHCNYTQDLMYPVYYLASGPKDVSSLDAYGVAFLFGWLISPSGFYPTKAWLNQSSVLSPAEVTYTQIPVSPDNAAPQTLATNPIVMQLLLLAAILLRPEILITIVAILVFFIALGIVVRRTRYRSKADS